One window from the genome of Trabulsiella odontotermitis encodes:
- the rseA gene encoding anti-sigma-E factor RseA gives MQKEQLSALMDGETLDNELLNTLSGSPELQKTWESYHLIRDSLRGDTGEMLHFDISARVMAAIENEPVRQATPLIPEAQPAPHQWQKMPFWQKVRPWASSLTQMGVAACVSLAVIVGVQQYNGQSESSQQPEAPVFNTLPMMGKASPVSLGVPTDATAGTGQQQQVQEQRRRINAMLQDYELQRRLHSEQLQFEQAQTQQAAVQVPGYQTLGTQSQ, from the coding sequence ATGCAGAAAGAACAACTTTCCGCTTTAATGGATGGCGAAACGCTGGATAACGAGCTTCTCAATACGTTGAGTGGTTCTCCTGAACTGCAAAAAACCTGGGAAAGCTACCACCTCATCCGCGATTCACTCCGTGGCGATACAGGCGAGATGCTGCATTTTGATATCTCCGCCCGCGTCATGGCCGCCATTGAAAATGAGCCTGTGCGCCAGGCAACGCCGTTGATTCCTGAAGCCCAACCGGCACCGCACCAGTGGCAGAAAATGCCGTTCTGGCAGAAAGTGCGCCCGTGGGCCAGCTCACTTACACAAATGGGTGTCGCCGCCTGTGTATCGCTTGCAGTCATCGTCGGCGTGCAGCAGTATAATGGGCAATCTGAATCATCCCAGCAGCCTGAAGCACCTGTCTTCAACACCCTGCCAATGATGGGTAAAGCCAGCCCGGTTAGCCTGGGCGTACCTACTGATGCCACTGCCGGTACCGGCCAGCAACAGCAGGTGCAGGAGCAGCGCCGTCGCATCAATGCAATGTTGCAGGATTATGAGTTGCAGCGCCGTTTGCACTCCGAACAGCTTCAGTTTGAACAGGCACAAACCCAGCAAGCCGCTGTTCAGGTGCCGGGGTATCAAACTTTAGGAACGCAATCGCAGTAA
- the rpoE gene encoding RNA polymerase sigma factor RpoE: MSEQLTDQVLVERVQKGDQKAFNLLVVRYQHKVASLVARYVPSGDVPDVVQESFIKAYRALDSFRGDSAFYTWLYRIAVNTAKNYLVAQGRRPPSSDVDAIEAENYESGGALKEISNPENLMLSEELRQIVFRTIESLPEDLRMAITLRELDGLSYEEIAAIMDCPVGTVRSRIFRAREAIDNKVQPLIRR, encoded by the coding sequence ATGAGCGAGCAGTTAACGGATCAGGTCCTCGTTGAACGGGTCCAGAAGGGAGATCAGAAAGCGTTTAACCTGCTGGTAGTGCGCTATCAGCATAAGGTGGCGAGTCTGGTTGCCCGCTATGTACCATCAGGTGACGTGCCTGATGTCGTACAAGAGTCTTTTATTAAAGCCTATCGTGCGCTGGATTCTTTCCGGGGGGATAGTGCTTTTTATACCTGGTTGTATCGCATCGCGGTAAACACCGCCAAGAACTACCTGGTTGCTCAGGGGCGCCGTCCGCCATCAAGTGATGTAGACGCTATTGAAGCAGAAAACTACGAAAGTGGCGGTGCGCTGAAAGAAATTTCGAACCCTGAGAACTTAATGTTGTCAGAAGAACTGAGACAAATTGTTTTTCGTACCATTGAGTCGCTTCCGGAGGATTTACGCATGGCAATTACCCTGCGGGAGCTGGATGGCCTGAGCTATGAAGAGATAGCCGCTATCATGGATTGTCCGGTCGGTACCGTTCGTTCGCGTATCTTCCGGGCGCGAGAAGCTATTGATAATAAAGTTCAACCGCTTATCAGGCGTTGA
- the srmB gene encoding ATP-dependent RNA helicase SrmB: MTVTTFSELELDENLLDALQDKGFTRPTAIQAAAIPPALDGRDVLGSAPTGTGKTAAYLLPALQHLLDFPRKKSGPPRILILTPTRELAMQVADHARELAAHTHLDIATITGGVAYMNHAEVFSENQDIVVATTGRLLQYIKEENFDCRAVETLILDEADRMLDMGFAQDIEHISGETRWRKQTMLFSATLEGDAIKDFAERLLEDPVEVSATPSTRERKKIHQWYYRADNFEHKVALLKHLLKQEDATRSIVFVRKRERVHELAEMLRSSGINNCYLEGEMAQIKRNEGIKRLTDGRVNVLVATDVAARGIDIPDVSHVINFDMPRSGDTYLHRIGRTGRAGRKGTAISLVEAHDHLLLQKIGRYIEEPLKPRVIDELRPTTRAPSEKMTGKPSKKALAKREEKKKEKEKEKPRVKKRHRDTKNIGKRRKPSGSADSTPSTEE, translated from the coding sequence ATGACTGTAACGACTTTTTCCGAACTCGAACTCGACGAAAACCTTCTGGATGCCCTCCAGGATAAAGGTTTCACTCGCCCGACCGCCATTCAGGCTGCCGCTATTCCGCCTGCGCTCGATGGCCGTGATGTCCTTGGTTCCGCGCCGACCGGTACCGGTAAAACAGCGGCATATTTGCTGCCTGCGTTGCAGCACCTGCTCGACTTCCCGCGCAAAAAATCCGGGCCGCCGCGCATTCTGATCCTCACACCAACCCGTGAACTGGCTATGCAGGTTGCCGACCACGCCCGCGAACTGGCGGCGCATACGCATCTCGATATCGCAACGATCACCGGCGGTGTGGCCTACATGAACCACGCGGAAGTGTTCAGCGAAAACCAGGATATCGTTGTCGCGACGACAGGTCGTCTGCTGCAATATATTAAAGAAGAAAATTTCGATTGCCGCGCGGTAGAAACGCTAATTCTTGACGAAGCGGATCGTATGCTTGATATGGGCTTCGCCCAGGACATCGAGCATATTTCCGGTGAAACCCGCTGGCGCAAACAAACCATGCTGTTTTCCGCCACCCTGGAAGGCGACGCCATTAAAGATTTTGCTGAGCGTCTGCTGGAAGATCCAGTGGAAGTATCCGCAACGCCATCCACCCGTGAGCGCAAAAAAATTCACCAGTGGTATTACCGTGCCGACAACTTCGAACATAAAGTTGCCCTGTTGAAGCACCTGCTGAAACAGGAAGACGCTACCCGCTCTATCGTGTTTGTGCGTAAGCGCGAGCGTGTACATGAACTGGCAGAAATGCTGCGTTCGTCTGGCATCAATAACTGCTACCTCGAAGGCGAGATGGCGCAGATTAAGCGTAACGAAGGCATTAAACGTCTTACCGACGGTCGCGTTAACGTGCTGGTTGCCACCGACGTTGCGGCCCGCGGGATTGATATTCCTGATGTGAGTCACGTTATTAACTTCGACATGCCGCGCAGTGGCGACACCTACCTTCACCGCATCGGTCGTACGGGTCGTGCGGGCCGCAAAGGTACTGCAATCTCGCTGGTTGAAGCCCACGATCACCTGCTGCTGCAGAAAATCGGCCGCTATATCGAAGAACCGCTGAAACCGCGTGTTATTGATGAGCTTCGCCCGACCACGCGTGCGCCAAGCGAGAAGATGACCGGGAAACCGTCGAAGAAAGCGCTGGCGAAACGCGAAGAGAAGAAAAAAGAGAAAGAGAAAGAAAAACCGCGCGTCAAGAAACGCCATCGCGATACCAAAAA
- the trmN gene encoding tRNA(1)(Val) (adenine(37)-N(6))-methyltransferase TrmN, giving the protein MFDPKSVLRRNGFTFKQFFVAHDRCAMKVGTDGILLGAWAPIARVNRILDIGTGSGLLALMLAQRTDDHVAIDAVELDDDAATQAQENVAESPWSARVQVHHADIQQWLHQQTRRYDLIVSNPPYYEQGVECATPQREQARYTTSLDHTALLNCAAEAITEEGFFCLVLPESIGTAFTEKALSLGWNLRLRTDIAETELRPPHRVLLAFSPKAGEYFCDRLVIRGPEQQYSEGYTALTQAFYLFM; this is encoded by the coding sequence ATGTTTGACCCAAAATCCGTGCTGCGTCGTAATGGATTTACCTTCAAGCAGTTCTTTGTTGCGCACGATCGTTGCGCCATGAAAGTGGGGACCGATGGCATTCTGTTGGGTGCCTGGGCACCGATTGCCCGCGTCAATCGTATTCTCGATATTGGTACGGGAAGCGGTCTGCTGGCGCTGATGCTGGCGCAAAGAACCGACGACCACGTCGCCATTGATGCCGTTGAACTCGATGATGACGCTGCCACGCAGGCGCAGGAAAACGTCGCGGAATCGCCATGGTCTGCGCGCGTGCAGGTGCATCACGCGGATATTCAGCAGTGGCTTCATCAGCAAACTCGCCGTTATGACCTGATTGTCAGCAATCCGCCCTATTATGAGCAGGGCGTAGAGTGTGCGACGCCGCAGCGCGAGCAGGCCCGTTATACCACGTCGCTCGATCATACCGCACTGCTGAATTGTGCCGCAGAAGCGATCACCGAAGAAGGATTTTTCTGCCTGGTGCTGCCGGAAAGCATTGGCACGGCGTTTACCGAGAAAGCGCTTTCGCTCGGCTGGAATCTGCGTTTGCGCACGGACATCGCTGAAACCGAACTGCGTCCGCCGCATCGCGTGCTGTTAGCGTTTTCGCCAAAAGCAGGGGAGTATTTTTGCGATCGGCTGGTGATCCGTGGGCCAGAGCAGCAATACTCAGAAGGGTATACTGCGCTGACCCAGGCCTTCTATTTATTCATGTAA
- the nadB gene encoding L-aspartate oxidase produces MNTTPNHACDVLIIGSGAAGLSLALRLAEHSSVIVLSKGPASEGSTFYAQGGIAAVFDETDSIESHIEDTLIAGAGICDRHAVSFVASNAKSCVQWLIDQGVLFDTQTQANGEESYHLTREGGHSHRRILHSADATGKAVETTLVSKALNHPNIQILERHNAVDLIISDKIGLPGTRRVVGAWIWNRNQERVETCQAKSVVLATGGASKVYQYTTNPDISSGDGIAMAWRAGCRVANLEFNQFHPTALYHPQARNFLLTEALRGEGALLKRPDGTRFMPDFDSRGELAPRDIVARAIDHEMKRLGADCMYLDISHKPDDFIRQHFPMIYDKLLGLGIDLTRQPVPIVPAAHYTCGGVMVDDYGRTDVDGLYAIGEVSYTGLHGANRMASNSLLECLVYGWSAAEDIKKRMPYARATSSLPAWDESRVENPDELVVIQHNWHELRLFMWDYVGIVRTTKRLERALRRITLLQQELDEYYAKFRVSNNLLELRNLVQVAELIVRCAMLRKESRGLHYTLDYPQPLAESGPSVLSPLAYMNK; encoded by the coding sequence ATGAATACGACGCCTAACCACGCTTGTGATGTCCTTATTATCGGCAGCGGTGCTGCAGGTTTATCGCTGGCATTACGCCTGGCGGAACACAGCTCGGTGATTGTTTTAAGTAAAGGTCCGGCCAGCGAAGGCTCCACCTTTTACGCGCAAGGCGGTATCGCCGCTGTGTTTGATGAAACGGACAGCATCGAATCACACATCGAAGATACCTTAATTGCTGGCGCAGGGATCTGCGACCGCCATGCGGTCTCGTTTGTTGCCAGTAATGCGAAATCCTGTGTGCAATGGCTCATCGATCAGGGCGTGTTGTTCGATACGCAAACGCAGGCCAACGGCGAAGAGAGCTACCACCTGACACGGGAAGGTGGACACAGCCATCGCCGCATTCTTCATTCCGCCGATGCTACCGGTAAAGCCGTGGAAACCACGCTGGTCAGCAAGGCGCTGAATCATCCCAACATTCAGATACTCGAACGCCATAACGCCGTCGATCTGATCATCTCCGATAAAATCGGTCTGCCTGGCACGCGGCGTGTCGTCGGGGCGTGGATCTGGAACCGCAATCAGGAGCGCGTGGAAACCTGTCAGGCAAAATCGGTGGTGCTGGCGACGGGCGGTGCATCAAAAGTGTATCAGTACACCACTAACCCGGATATTTCGTCGGGCGATGGCATTGCCATGGCATGGCGCGCAGGTTGCCGCGTGGCGAATCTGGAGTTTAATCAGTTTCACCCGACCGCACTTTATCATCCGCAGGCAAGAAATTTCCTGCTGACGGAAGCGCTTCGCGGTGAAGGCGCGTTACTGAAACGCCCTGACGGCACACGTTTTATGCCTGATTTTGATTCGCGCGGCGAGCTGGCGCCTCGCGATATTGTCGCCCGCGCCATCGACCATGAGATGAAACGCCTTGGCGCGGATTGCATGTATCTCGACATCAGCCATAAGCCAGACGACTTTATCCGCCAGCACTTCCCAATGATTTACGACAAGCTGCTCGGTCTGGGCATTGATCTCACCAGGCAACCTGTGCCGATTGTGCCCGCGGCGCATTACACCTGCGGCGGCGTGATGGTGGATGATTACGGCCGTACCGACGTTGACGGCCTGTATGCGATTGGCGAGGTGAGCTACACCGGACTGCATGGCGCAAACCGGATGGCGTCCAACTCGCTACTGGAGTGCCTTGTCTACGGCTGGTCAGCGGCCGAAGACATTAAAAAGCGCATGCCATATGCGCGAGCGACATCGTCGCTCCCCGCGTGGGATGAAAGCCGCGTTGAGAACCCGGACGAACTGGTGGTCATCCAGCATAACTGGCACGAGTTACGCCTTTTTATGTGGGACTACGTTGGCATTGTGCGGACCACAAAGCGGCTTGAACGCGCACTGCGTCGCATCACCCTGTTGCAACAGGAGCTGGATGAGTATTACGCGAAATTCCGCGTCTCCAATAATTTACTGGAGCTGCGCAACCTGGTTCAGGTCGCTGAACTGATCGTTCGCTGTGCGATGCTACGCAAAGAAAGTCGGGGTCTGCACTACACGCTGGATTATCCGCAACCGCTGGCGGAATCCGGTCCGTCAGTGCTTTCCCCGCTGGCTTACATGAATAAATAG
- the rseD gene encoding rpoE leader peptide RseD, whose protein sequence is MEWRSDYAWELGLGRHYLG, encoded by the coding sequence ATGGAGTGGCGTTCTGATTACGCATGGGAATTAGGTTTGGGGAGACATTACCTCGGATGA